A window of Otariodibacter oris genomic DNA:
AGAATTGAAGGATACCATTCCATGCAGCCCATTGAGTATCAGTATCGATATTCATTTTAATTGCACCGTAGCTGATTGCTTCACGAATTTCTTCACGGCTAGAACCTGAACCACCGTGGAATACGAAGTTTAATGGTTTAGCTGGTAAATTACGTTCTTTAGCAACGAAATCTTGTGATGCACCTAAAATAGATGGTTTTAATTTTACGTTACCTGGTTTATACACACCGTGCACGTTACCAAATGCTGCAGCCACAGTAAAGCGTGGGCTTACTGGGTTTAATTGATCGTAAACGAATAACACGTCTTGTGGTTGAGTATATAATTTAGATTCATCAACATCAGAATTATCTACACCATCTTCTTCCCCACCAGTAATACCAATTTCGATTTCTAATGTCATACCCATTTTACTCATACGAGCAAGGTATTGTTTACTAATTTCCATATTCTCAGCCATTGGCTCTTCAGAAAGGTCAATCATGTGAGATGAGAATAAAGGTTTACCTGTTTCAGCAAAATATTTTTCACCTTCATCAAGCATGCCATCAATCCATGGTAATAATTTTTTCGCAGCATGGTCAGTATGAAGAATCACTGGTAC
This region includes:
- the fbaA gene encoding class II fructose-bisphosphate aldolase, giving the protein MAKLLDIVKPGVLTGDDVQKVFAYAKEHNFAIPAVNCVGSDSVNTVLETAARVKAPVIVQFSNGGAQFYAGKGIKPASGARPDVLGAVAGAKHVHALAEEYGVPVILHTDHAAKKLLPWIDGMLDEGEKYFAETGKPLFSSHMIDLSEEPMAENMEISKQYLARMSKMGMTLEIEIGITGGEEDGVDNSDVDESKLYTQPQDVLFVYDQLNPVSPRFTVAAAFGNVHGVYKPGNVKLKPSILGASQDFVAKERNLPAKPLNFVFHGGSGSSREEIREAISYGAIKMNIDTDTQWAAWNGILQFYKENEAYLQGQLGNPTGPDAPNKKYYDPRVWLRKMEESMSKRLEQSFEDLNCVDVL